Proteins encoded together in one Luteimonas fraxinea window:
- a CDS encoding DUF2939 domain-containing protein, with protein MKRLGWLTLAVLVLLLGYVAAGPYLTVNAIREAVRNEDSRALSKQVDFPALRESLRLQLADAIVREAGPDLQSNLLGAIGLRLAGSAAGTGVDMMVTPVGLSALMRGQRLWNLAGGASATQVRPDAEREPPLQDARYRYNSTSRFTATVRDDRGRPIEFVLTRKGLTWKLSDIRLPI; from the coding sequence ATGAAGCGACTCGGCTGGCTCACCCTCGCGGTTCTCGTCCTGCTGCTCGGCTACGTAGCCGCTGGGCCTTATCTGACCGTCAACGCGATCCGCGAGGCCGTGCGCAACGAGGATTCGCGGGCGCTGTCGAAGCAGGTGGATTTTCCGGCGCTGCGCGAAAGCCTTCGGCTGCAGCTGGCCGACGCGATCGTGCGCGAGGCCGGACCGGATCTGCAATCGAACCTGCTTGGTGCGATCGGTCTGCGGCTTGCCGGCAGTGCGGCCGGGACTGGCGTCGACATGATGGTGACGCCGGTCGGCCTGAGCGCCCTGATGCGTGGCCAACGGCTGTGGAATCTCGCCGGCGGCGCATCGGCGACCCAGGTGCGCCCGGACGCCGAACGCGAGCCGCCGCTCCAGGATGCGCGCTACCGCTACAACTCGACCTCGCGCTTCACCGCCACGGTGCGCGACGACCGCGGCCGCCCGATCGAATTCGTACTCACGCGCAAGGGCCTGACCTGGAAGCTGTCGGACATCCGGTTACCCATCTAA
- a CDS encoding DUF2461 domain-containing protein, whose translation MTTYFSDKSFKFLRALARHNEKPWFEEHRKDYDAHVRQPFLRLIGDLQPDVAAVSAHFRADTRTVGGSLFRIHRDARFSNDKSPYKTWQGARLFHERRRETAAPSFYVHLQPGGSFVGAGLWHPESDTQRKVRQFIVDNPESWKAAAHAKKLRKQFEFETSEMLVRPPRGFDPQFEFIDDLKHRNWVFWRTLDDDAMTGPKLRQTIAADLVTLSPFVDYLCASLDLEF comes from the coding sequence ATGACCACGTACTTCAGCGACAAGAGCTTCAAGTTCCTGCGCGCGCTCGCGCGCCACAACGAGAAGCCGTGGTTCGAGGAACACCGCAAGGACTACGACGCGCATGTGCGCCAGCCGTTCCTGCGCCTGATCGGTGATCTGCAGCCGGATGTCGCCGCGGTCAGCGCCCATTTCCGCGCCGACACGCGCACCGTCGGCGGCTCGCTGTTCCGCATCCATCGCGATGCACGCTTCTCCAACGACAAGTCGCCGTACAAGACCTGGCAGGGCGCGCGGCTGTTCCATGAGCGCCGTCGCGAAACCGCAGCGCCGTCGTTCTACGTGCACCTGCAACCCGGCGGCAGCTTCGTCGGCGCCGGCCTGTGGCATCCCGAATCCGATACCCAGCGGAAGGTCCGGCAGTTCATCGTCGACAACCCGGAAAGCTGGAAGGCCGCCGCGCACGCAAAGAAGCTGCGCAAGCAGTTCGAATTCGAAACCAGCGAGATGCTGGTCCGCCCGCCGCGTGGCTTCGATCCGCAGTTCGAATTCATCGACGATCTCAAGCATCGCAACTGGGTGTTCTGGCGCACGCTCGACGACGACGCGATGACCGGTCCGAAGCTGCGGCAGACGATCGCCGCCGACCTGGTCACGTTGTCCCCGTTCGTCGACTACCTGTGCGCGTCGCTGGATCTGGAGTTCTGA
- the sbcB gene encoding exodeoxyribonuclease I, with the protein MNDSFLFYDLETFGSDPRRTRIAQFAAIRTDAELNEIDDPIDFFVRPADDLLPSPIATLITGITPQHALAAGMPEADAFARIHEEMARPKTCTLGYNSLRFDDEFVRFGLYRNFHDPYEREWRSGNSRWDLLDVMRLWHALRPEGLVWPTREDGATSFKLEHLATANDVRTGDAHEALSDVRALIGLARLFRNAQPRLWDYAAKLRDKRHAASMLDTIAMTPVLHVSQRYPAARLCAAPVLPIARHPRIDSRVVVFDLDGDPDWLLDLDADAIAARVFVRREDLPEGVARIPLKEVHSNRCPALVAWSHLREADFERLSIDPADIERRAARLRSAGPALAEKIRQVFAVEREFGPSDPDGALYDGFAGDGDKRRMAQVRATPPTLLGARDFGFEDPRLDALLLRYRARNWPDTLNPDEQLRWDDYRRERLAPGTTQAEQDFASYFTQIDALRAENPDDARRLPLLDALSDWGQSLQTRLHPSPTLPIHSA; encoded by the coding sequence ATGAACGACAGTTTTCTCTTCTACGATCTCGAAACCTTCGGTTCCGATCCGCGCCGCACGCGCATCGCCCAGTTCGCCGCGATCCGCACCGATGCCGAACTCAACGAGATCGACGACCCGATCGACTTCTTCGTCAGGCCTGCCGACGACCTGCTGCCCTCGCCCATCGCAACGCTGATCACCGGCATCACCCCGCAGCACGCGCTGGCCGCAGGCATGCCCGAGGCCGACGCGTTCGCGCGGATCCACGAGGAAATGGCGCGGCCGAAGACCTGCACGCTGGGCTACAACTCGCTGCGCTTCGACGACGAGTTCGTGCGCTTCGGCCTGTACCGCAATTTCCACGACCCCTACGAGCGCGAATGGCGCAGCGGCAATTCGCGCTGGGACCTGCTCGACGTGATGCGCCTGTGGCATGCGCTGCGCCCCGAAGGACTTGTCTGGCCGACACGCGAGGACGGCGCGACTTCGTTCAAGCTCGAGCATCTGGCGACGGCCAATGACGTACGCACCGGTGACGCGCACGAAGCGTTGTCGGACGTGCGCGCGTTGATCGGTCTTGCGCGCCTCTTCCGCAATGCGCAGCCGCGGTTGTGGGACTACGCGGCGAAGCTGCGCGACAAGCGCCATGCGGCATCGATGCTCGACACCATCGCGATGACGCCGGTGCTGCACGTCTCGCAACGCTACCCGGCCGCGCGCCTGTGCGCGGCGCCGGTGCTGCCGATCGCGCGGCATCCACGCATCGACAGCCGCGTCGTGGTGTTCGACCTCGACGGCGATCCGGACTGGCTGCTCGACCTCGATGCCGATGCCATCGCCGCGCGCGTCTTCGTGCGCCGCGAGGATCTGCCAGAAGGCGTCGCGCGCATTCCGCTCAAGGAAGTCCACAGCAACCGCTGCCCTGCGCTGGTGGCCTGGAGTCATTTGCGCGAGGCGGATTTCGAGCGGCTGTCGATCGATCCGGCAGACATCGAGCGGCGCGCGGCGCGCCTGCGCAGCGCAGGCCCCGCACTGGCCGAGAAGATCCGCCAGGTGTTCGCCGTCGAGCGCGAGTTCGGACCGTCCGATCCCGACGGCGCGCTCTACGACGGCTTCGCCGGCGACGGCGACAAGCGACGCATGGCCCAGGTCCGCGCGACGCCGCCGACGCTGCTGGGCGCGCGCGATTTCGGATTCGAGGATCCGCGTCTCGATGCCCTGTTGCTCCGCTACCGCGCACGTAACTGGCCGGACACGCTCAATCCCGACGAACAGCTGCGCTGGGACGACTACCGGCGTGAGCGCCTGGCGCCCGGCACTACGCAGGCCGAACAGGATTTCGCCAGCTACTTCACGCAGATCGACGCCCTGCGCGCCGAAAATCCCGACGACGCACGGCGCCTGCCGCTGCTCGATGCCCTCAGCGACTGGGGCCAGAGCCTGCAGACGCGCTTGCATCCGTCCCCCACGCTGCCTATCCATTCCGCATGA